A region of Takifugu flavidus isolate HTHZ2018 chromosome 2, ASM371156v2, whole genome shotgun sequence DNA encodes the following proteins:
- the mthfsd gene encoding methenyltetrahydrofolate synthase domain-containing protein isoform X22 has protein sequence MACLKCAMAPVIIINPGTSKWDIREKVWAYIESKNLANYPRPVFNRIPNFKGAFTACSRVSELDVFARAAEVKVDPDKPLEGARLAVLQVALWRKTTHPVSQHIMSYFQLSTGNSICLVYLTILVSHLFFTTRSSQAGKTLLVPTPRLRTGLFNKIIPPQGANKQQLHICASSQGVKLFSVPIELDAKLKVDLVVVGSVAVSEKGLRIGKGEGFADMEYGMMASMGALSDSTVVVTIVHDCQILDIPEELIESHDLTVDYILTPTRVIKTNCQRPKPQGIIWRKLSKEKLEKIPILRRLRAFEEKTLKDVSLGPTPIPAAPSLQTGSSMAGQKTTDRPEGESTEGARAQLGQKDRRQKRGWQRRGNRQKQGPEEGGQGHRQKQGPEEGGRGHRQKQGPEEGGRGHRQKQGSEEGGRGNRQKQGSEEGGRGHRQKQGSEEGGRGNRQKQGSEEGGQSNRQKQGSEEGGRGHRQKQGQRKVAEATDRSRVQRKVAEATDRSRVQRKVDKATDRSRVQRKVDKATDRSRVQRKVEVKPCLWAPPLSA, from the exons ATGGCCTGTTTAAAATGCGCGATGGCGCCTGTTATAATAATAAATCCTG GAACATCGAAATGGGACATACGTGAAAAAGTGTGGGCCTACATTGAGAGCAAGAATTTGGCCAACTATCCAAGACCCGTTTTCAACAGAATCCCAAACTTCAAG GGTGCTTTCACAGCCTGTTCCAGAGTGTCAGAGCTGGATGTGTTCGCCCGAGCAGCTGAGGTGAAGGTGGATCCTGACAAGCCTCTGGAGGGCGCCAGGCTGGCAGTGCTGCAGGTTGCACTGTGGAGGAAAACCACACACCCAGTGTCACAACACATTATGTCCTATTTTCAGCTCAGCACTGGGAATTCCATATGCTTGGTTTATTTAACTATTCttgtttcacatttgtttttcaccACTCGCTCTTCACAGGCGGGAAAAACTTTACTGGTCCCAACTCCTCGCCTTCGCACTGGACTTTTCAATAAAATTATTCCTCCCCAAGGTGCCAACAAACAACAGCTCCACATTTGTGCCTCTTCTCAG GGTGTGAAACTTTTCAGCGTTCCGATTGAATTGGATGCAAAGTTGAAGGTGGACCTGGTGGTGGTTGGTTCTGTGGCGGTGTCAGAGAAAG GCCTTCGGATTGGAAAAGGAGAGGGCTTCGCTGACATGGAGTATGGAATGATGGCGTCAATGGGGGCTCTCAGTGACTCTACCGTGGTTGTAACGATAGTCCATGACTGCCAG ATACTTGATATTCCAGAGGAATTAATAGAAAGTCATGATCTGACTGTGGATTATATCCTGACACCCACTCGAGTTATTAAAACCAATTGCCAGCGCCCCAAACCGCAGGGGATCATCTGGAGGAAG CTGAgcaaagagaagctggagaagatcCCCATCCTGCGGAGGCTGCGAGCTTTTGAGGAAAAGACTCTGAAGGATGTATCGCTGGGTCCGACACCCATTCCAGCAGCGCCCAGTCTACAGACCGGCAGTAGCATGGCAGGGCAGAAAACAACAGACAGGCCGGAGGGAGAATCCACAGAGGGAGCAAGAGCTCAGCTAGGACAGAAAGATAGACGGCAAAAGAGAGGGTGGCAAAGAAGAGgcaacagacagaagcagggtccagaggaaggtggacaaggcc acagacagaaacagggtCCAGAGGAAGGTGGCCGAggccacagacagaagcag ggtCCAGAGGAAGGTGGCCGAggccacagacagaagcagggttCAGAGGAAGGTGGACGAGgcaacagacagaagcagggttCAGAGGAAG GTGGCCGAggccacagacagaagcagggttCAGAGGAAGGTGGACGAGgcaacagacagaagcagggttCAGAGGAAGGTGGACAAAgcaacagacagaagcagg gttcAGAGGAAGGTGGCCGAggccacagacagaagcagggtcAGAGGAAGGTGGCCGAggccacagacagaagcagggttCAGAGGAAGGTGGCCGAGgcaacagacagaagcagggtccAGAGGAAGGTGGACAAAGctacagacagaagcagggtccAGAGGAAGGTGGACAAAGctacagacagaagcagggtccAGAGGAAGGTGGAAGTGAAGCCGTGCCTCTGGGCGCCACCACTGTCTGCCTGA
- the mthfsd gene encoding methenyltetrahydrofolate synthase domain-containing protein isoform X24, which produces MACLKCAMAPVIIINPGTSKWDIREKVWAYIESKNLANYPRPVFNRIPNFKGAFTACSRVSELDVFARAAEVKVDPDKPLEGARLAVLQVALWRKTTHPVSQHIMSYFQLSTGNSICLVYLTILVSHLFFTTRSSQAGKTLLVPTPRLRTGLFNKIIPPQGANKQQLHICASSQGVKLFSVPIELDAKLKVDLVVVGSVAVSEKGLRIGKGEGFADMEYGMMASMGALSDSTVVVTIVHDCQILDIPEELIESHDLTVDYILTPTRVIKTNCQRPKPQGIIWRKLSKEKLEKIPILRRLRAFEEKTLKDVSLGPTPIPAAPSLQTGSSMAGQKTTDRPEGESTEGARAQLGQKDRRQKRGWQRRGNRQKQGPEEGGRGHRQKQVQRKVDKATDRNRVQRKVAEATDRSRVQRKVDEATDRSRVQRKVAEATDRSRVQRKVDEATDRSRVQRKVDKATDRSRVQRKVAEATDRSRVRGRWPRPQTEAGFRGRWPRQQTEAGSRGRWTKLQTEAGSRGRWTKLQTEAGSRGRWK; this is translated from the exons ATGGCCTGTTTAAAATGCGCGATGGCGCCTGTTATAATAATAAATCCTG GAACATCGAAATGGGACATACGTGAAAAAGTGTGGGCCTACATTGAGAGCAAGAATTTGGCCAACTATCCAAGACCCGTTTTCAACAGAATCCCAAACTTCAAG GGTGCTTTCACAGCCTGTTCCAGAGTGTCAGAGCTGGATGTGTTCGCCCGAGCAGCTGAGGTGAAGGTGGATCCTGACAAGCCTCTGGAGGGCGCCAGGCTGGCAGTGCTGCAGGTTGCACTGTGGAGGAAAACCACACACCCAGTGTCACAACACATTATGTCCTATTTTCAGCTCAGCACTGGGAATTCCATATGCTTGGTTTATTTAACTATTCttgtttcacatttgtttttcaccACTCGCTCTTCACAGGCGGGAAAAACTTTACTGGTCCCAACTCCTCGCCTTCGCACTGGACTTTTCAATAAAATTATTCCTCCCCAAGGTGCCAACAAACAACAGCTCCACATTTGTGCCTCTTCTCAG GGTGTGAAACTTTTCAGCGTTCCGATTGAATTGGATGCAAAGTTGAAGGTGGACCTGGTGGTGGTTGGTTCTGTGGCGGTGTCAGAGAAAG GCCTTCGGATTGGAAAAGGAGAGGGCTTCGCTGACATGGAGTATGGAATGATGGCGTCAATGGGGGCTCTCAGTGACTCTACCGTGGTTGTAACGATAGTCCATGACTGCCAG ATACTTGATATTCCAGAGGAATTAATAGAAAGTCATGATCTGACTGTGGATTATATCCTGACACCCACTCGAGTTATTAAAACCAATTGCCAGCGCCCCAAACCGCAGGGGATCATCTGGAGGAAG CTGAgcaaagagaagctggagaagatcCCCATCCTGCGGAGGCTGCGAGCTTTTGAGGAAAAGACTCTGAAGGATGTATCGCTGGGTCCGACACCCATTCCAGCAGCGCCCAGTCTACAGACCGGCAGTAGCATGGCAGGGCAGAAAACAACAGACAGGCCGGAGGGAGAATCCACAGAGGGAGCAAGAGCTCAGCTAGGACAGAAAGATAGACGGCAAAAGAGAGGGTGGCAAAGAAGAGgcaacagacagaagcagggtccagaggaag GTGGCCGAggccacagacagaagcaggttcAGAGGAAGGTGGACAAagcaacagacagaaacagggtCCAGAGGAAGGTGGCCGAggccacagacagaagcagggttCAGAGGAAGGTGGACGAGgcaacagacagaagcagggttCAGAGGAAG GTGGCCGAggccacagacagaagcagggttCAGAGGAAGGTGGACGAGgcaacagacagaagcagggttCAGAGGAAGGTGGACAAAgcaacagacagaagcagg gttcAGAGGAAGGTGGCCGAggccacagacagaagcagggtcAGAGGAAGGTGGCCGAggccacagacagaagcagggttCAGAGGAAGGTGGCCGAGgcaacagacagaagcagggtccAGAGGAAGGTGGACAAAGctacagacagaagcagggtccAGAGGAAGGTGGACAAAGctacagacagaagcagggtccAGAGGAAGGTGGAAGTGA
- the mthfsd gene encoding methenyltetrahydrofolate synthase domain-containing protein isoform X9 yields MACLKCAMAPVIIINPGTSKWDIREKVWAYIESKNLANYPRPVFNRIPNFKGAFTACSRVSELDVFARAAEVKVDPDKPLEGARLAVLQVALWRKTTHPVSQHIMSYFQLSTGNSICLVYLTILVSHLFFTTRSSQAGKTLLVPTPRLRTGLFNKIIPPQGANKQQLHICASSQGVKLFSVPIELDAKLKVDLVVVGSVAVSEKGLRIGKGEGFADMEYGMMASMGALSDSTVVVTIVHDCQILDIPEELIESHDLTVDYILTPTRVIKTNCQRPKPQGIIWRKLSKEKLEKIPILRRLRAFEEKTLKDVSLGPTPIPAAPSLQTGSSMAGQKTTDRPEGESTEGARAQLGQKDRRQKRGWQRRGNRQKQGPEEGGRGHRQKQGPEEGGRGHRQKQGSEEGGRGNRQKQGSEEGGRGHRQKQGSEEGGRGNRQKQGSEEGGQSNRQKQGSEEGGRGHRQKQGSEEGGRGNRQKQGPEEGGQSYRQKQGPEEGGQSYRQKQGPEEGGSEAVPLGATTVCLTALPSGLRVSELKRLLREQDAAPLKLTWLGAQQEAQLDYSNCQAAQRVLKVLQGLSLQAELSKGPQGEECSGWSH; encoded by the exons ATGGCCTGTTTAAAATGCGCGATGGCGCCTGTTATAATAATAAATCCTG GAACATCGAAATGGGACATACGTGAAAAAGTGTGGGCCTACATTGAGAGCAAGAATTTGGCCAACTATCCAAGACCCGTTTTCAACAGAATCCCAAACTTCAAG GGTGCTTTCACAGCCTGTTCCAGAGTGTCAGAGCTGGATGTGTTCGCCCGAGCAGCTGAGGTGAAGGTGGATCCTGACAAGCCTCTGGAGGGCGCCAGGCTGGCAGTGCTGCAGGTTGCACTGTGGAGGAAAACCACACACCCAGTGTCACAACACATTATGTCCTATTTTCAGCTCAGCACTGGGAATTCCATATGCTTGGTTTATTTAACTATTCttgtttcacatttgtttttcaccACTCGCTCTTCACAGGCGGGAAAAACTTTACTGGTCCCAACTCCTCGCCTTCGCACTGGACTTTTCAATAAAATTATTCCTCCCCAAGGTGCCAACAAACAACAGCTCCACATTTGTGCCTCTTCTCAG GGTGTGAAACTTTTCAGCGTTCCGATTGAATTGGATGCAAAGTTGAAGGTGGACCTGGTGGTGGTTGGTTCTGTGGCGGTGTCAGAGAAAG GCCTTCGGATTGGAAAAGGAGAGGGCTTCGCTGACATGGAGTATGGAATGATGGCGTCAATGGGGGCTCTCAGTGACTCTACCGTGGTTGTAACGATAGTCCATGACTGCCAG ATACTTGATATTCCAGAGGAATTAATAGAAAGTCATGATCTGACTGTGGATTATATCCTGACACCCACTCGAGTTATTAAAACCAATTGCCAGCGCCCCAAACCGCAGGGGATCATCTGGAGGAAG CTGAgcaaagagaagctggagaagatcCCCATCCTGCGGAGGCTGCGAGCTTTTGAGGAAAAGACTCTGAAGGATGTATCGCTGGGTCCGACACCCATTCCAGCAGCGCCCAGTCTACAGACCGGCAGTAGCATGGCAGGGCAGAAAACAACAGACAGGCCGGAGGGAGAATCCACAGAGGGAGCAAGAGCTCAGCTAGGACAGAAAGATAGACGGCAAAAGAGAGGGTGGCAAAGAAGAGgcaacagacagaagcagggtccagaggaag GTGGCCGAggccacagacagaagcag ggtCCAGAGGAAGGTGGCCGAggccacagacagaagcagggttCAGAGGAAGGTGGACGAGgcaacagacagaagcagggttCAGAGGAAG GTGGCCGAggccacagacagaagcagggttCAGAGGAAGGTGGACGAGgcaacagacagaagcagggttCAGAGGAAGGTGGACAAAgcaacagacagaagcagg ggtcAGAGGAAGGTGGCCGAggccacagacagaagcagggttCAGAGGAAGGTGGCCGAGgcaacagacagaagcagggtccAGAGGAAGGTGGACAAAGctacagacagaagcagggtccAGAGGAAGGTGGACAAAGctacagacagaagcagggtccAGAGGAAGGTGGAAGTGAAGCCGTGCCTCTGGGCGCCACCACTGTCTGCCTGACGGCTCTTCCGTCCGGGCTGCGTGTCAGTGAGCTCAAGCGTCTCCTCCGGGAGCAGGACGCCGCCCCGCTGAAGCTCACCTGGCTGGGAGCTCAGCAGGAGGCCCAGCTGGACTACAGCAACTGTCAGGCAGCACAGCGCGTCCTCAAGGTTCTGCAGGGGCTCAGTTTACAGGCCGAACTGTCCAAGGGTCCACAAGGAGAGGAATGTTCTGGATGGTCCCATTGA
- the mthfsd gene encoding methenyltetrahydrofolate synthase domain-containing protein isoform X27: MACLKCAMAPVIIINPGTSKWDIREKVWAYIESKNLANYPRPVFNRIPNFKGAFTACSRVSELDVFARAAEVKVDPDKPLEGARLAVLQVALWRKTTHPVSQHIMSYFQLSTGNSICLVYLTILVSHLFFTTRSSQAGKTLLVPTPRLRTGLFNKIIPPQGANKQQLHICASSQGVKLFSVPIELDAKLKVDLVVVGSVAVSEKGLRIGKGEGFADMEYGMMASMGALSDSTVVVTIVHDCQILDIPEELIESHDLTVDYILTPTRVIKTNCQRPKPQGIIWRKLSKEKLEKIPILRRLRAFEEKTLKDVSLGPTPIPAAPSLQTGSSMAGQKTTDRPEGESTEGARAQLGQKDRRQKRGWQRRGNRQKQGPEEGGRGHRQKQVQRKVDKATDRNRVQRKVDEATDRSRVQRKVAEATDRSRVQRKVDEATDRSRVQRKVDKATDRSRVQRKVAEATDRSRVRGRWPRPQTEAGFRGRWPRQQTEAGSRGRWTKLQTEAGSRGRWTKLQTEAGSRGRWK; the protein is encoded by the exons ATGGCCTGTTTAAAATGCGCGATGGCGCCTGTTATAATAATAAATCCTG GAACATCGAAATGGGACATACGTGAAAAAGTGTGGGCCTACATTGAGAGCAAGAATTTGGCCAACTATCCAAGACCCGTTTTCAACAGAATCCCAAACTTCAAG GGTGCTTTCACAGCCTGTTCCAGAGTGTCAGAGCTGGATGTGTTCGCCCGAGCAGCTGAGGTGAAGGTGGATCCTGACAAGCCTCTGGAGGGCGCCAGGCTGGCAGTGCTGCAGGTTGCACTGTGGAGGAAAACCACACACCCAGTGTCACAACACATTATGTCCTATTTTCAGCTCAGCACTGGGAATTCCATATGCTTGGTTTATTTAACTATTCttgtttcacatttgtttttcaccACTCGCTCTTCACAGGCGGGAAAAACTTTACTGGTCCCAACTCCTCGCCTTCGCACTGGACTTTTCAATAAAATTATTCCTCCCCAAGGTGCCAACAAACAACAGCTCCACATTTGTGCCTCTTCTCAG GGTGTGAAACTTTTCAGCGTTCCGATTGAATTGGATGCAAAGTTGAAGGTGGACCTGGTGGTGGTTGGTTCTGTGGCGGTGTCAGAGAAAG GCCTTCGGATTGGAAAAGGAGAGGGCTTCGCTGACATGGAGTATGGAATGATGGCGTCAATGGGGGCTCTCAGTGACTCTACCGTGGTTGTAACGATAGTCCATGACTGCCAG ATACTTGATATTCCAGAGGAATTAATAGAAAGTCATGATCTGACTGTGGATTATATCCTGACACCCACTCGAGTTATTAAAACCAATTGCCAGCGCCCCAAACCGCAGGGGATCATCTGGAGGAAG CTGAgcaaagagaagctggagaagatcCCCATCCTGCGGAGGCTGCGAGCTTTTGAGGAAAAGACTCTGAAGGATGTATCGCTGGGTCCGACACCCATTCCAGCAGCGCCCAGTCTACAGACCGGCAGTAGCATGGCAGGGCAGAAAACAACAGACAGGCCGGAGGGAGAATCCACAGAGGGAGCAAGAGCTCAGCTAGGACAGAAAGATAGACGGCAAAAGAGAGGGTGGCAAAGAAGAGgcaacagacagaagcagggtccagaggaag GTGGCCGAggccacagacagaagcaggttcAGAGGAAGGTGGACAAagcaacagacagaaacagggtCCAGAGGAAG GTGGACGAGgcaacagacagaagcagggttCAGAGGAAG GTGGCCGAggccacagacagaagcagggttCAGAGGAAGGTGGACGAGgcaacagacagaagcagggttCAGAGGAAGGTGGACAAAgcaacagacagaagcagg gttcAGAGGAAGGTGGCCGAggccacagacagaagcagggtcAGAGGAAGGTGGCCGAggccacagacagaagcagggttCAGAGGAAGGTGGCCGAGgcaacagacagaagcagggtccAGAGGAAGGTGGACAAAGctacagacagaagcagggtccAGAGGAAGGTGGACAAAGctacagacagaagcagggtccAGAGGAAGGTGGAAGTGA
- the mthfsd gene encoding methenyltetrahydrofolate synthase domain-containing protein isoform X5, with translation MACLKCAMAPVIIINPGTSKWDIREKVWAYIESKNLANYPRPVFNRIPNFKGAFTACSRVSELDVFARAAEVKVDPDKPLEGARLAVLQVALWRKTTHPVSQHIMSYFQLSTGNSICLVYLTILVSHLFFTTRSSQAGKTLLVPTPRLRTGLFNKIIPPQGANKQQLHICASSQGVKLFSVPIELDAKLKVDLVVVGSVAVSEKGLRIGKGEGFADMEYGMMASMGALSDSTVVVTIVHDCQILDIPEELIESHDLTVDYILTPTRVIKTNCQRPKPQGIIWRKLSKEKLEKIPILRRLRAFEEKTLKDVSLGPTPIPAAPSLQTGSSMAGQKTTDRPEGESTEGARAQLGQKDRRQKRGWQRRGNRQKQGPEEGGQSNRQKQGPEEGGRGHRQKQGSEEGGRGNRQKQGSEEGGRGHRQKQGSEEGGRGNRQKQGSEEGGQSNRQKQGSEEGGRGHRQKQGSEEGGRGNRQKQGPEEGGQSYRQKQGPEEGGQSYRQKQGPEEGGSEAVPLGATTVCLTALPSGLRVSELKRLLREQDAAPLKLTWLGAQQEAQLDYSNCQAAQRVLKVLQGLSLQAELSKGPQGEECSGWSH, from the exons ATGGCCTGTTTAAAATGCGCGATGGCGCCTGTTATAATAATAAATCCTG GAACATCGAAATGGGACATACGTGAAAAAGTGTGGGCCTACATTGAGAGCAAGAATTTGGCCAACTATCCAAGACCCGTTTTCAACAGAATCCCAAACTTCAAG GGTGCTTTCACAGCCTGTTCCAGAGTGTCAGAGCTGGATGTGTTCGCCCGAGCAGCTGAGGTGAAGGTGGATCCTGACAAGCCTCTGGAGGGCGCCAGGCTGGCAGTGCTGCAGGTTGCACTGTGGAGGAAAACCACACACCCAGTGTCACAACACATTATGTCCTATTTTCAGCTCAGCACTGGGAATTCCATATGCTTGGTTTATTTAACTATTCttgtttcacatttgtttttcaccACTCGCTCTTCACAGGCGGGAAAAACTTTACTGGTCCCAACTCCTCGCCTTCGCACTGGACTTTTCAATAAAATTATTCCTCCCCAAGGTGCCAACAAACAACAGCTCCACATTTGTGCCTCTTCTCAG GGTGTGAAACTTTTCAGCGTTCCGATTGAATTGGATGCAAAGTTGAAGGTGGACCTGGTGGTGGTTGGTTCTGTGGCGGTGTCAGAGAAAG GCCTTCGGATTGGAAAAGGAGAGGGCTTCGCTGACATGGAGTATGGAATGATGGCGTCAATGGGGGCTCTCAGTGACTCTACCGTGGTTGTAACGATAGTCCATGACTGCCAG ATACTTGATATTCCAGAGGAATTAATAGAAAGTCATGATCTGACTGTGGATTATATCCTGACACCCACTCGAGTTATTAAAACCAATTGCCAGCGCCCCAAACCGCAGGGGATCATCTGGAGGAAG CTGAgcaaagagaagctggagaagatcCCCATCCTGCGGAGGCTGCGAGCTTTTGAGGAAAAGACTCTGAAGGATGTATCGCTGGGTCCGACACCCATTCCAGCAGCGCCCAGTCTACAGACCGGCAGTAGCATGGCAGGGCAGAAAACAACAGACAGGCCGGAGGGAGAATCCACAGAGGGAGCAAGAGCTCAGCTAGGACAGAAAGATAGACGGCAAAAGAGAGGGTGGCAAAGAAGAGgcaacagacagaagcagggtccagaggaag GTGGACAAagcaacagacagaaacagggtCCAGAGGAAGGTGGCCGAggccacagacagaagcagggttCAGAGGAAGGTGGACGAGgcaacagacagaagcagggttCAGAGGAAG GTGGCCGAggccacagacagaagcagggttCAGAGGAAGGTGGACGAGgcaacagacagaagcagggttCAGAGGAAGGTGGACAAAgcaacagacagaagcagg ggtcAGAGGAAGGTGGCCGAggccacagacagaagcagggttCAGAGGAAGGTGGCCGAGgcaacagacagaagcagggtccAGAGGAAGGTGGACAAAGctacagacagaagcagggtccAGAGGAAGGTGGACAAAGctacagacagaagcagggtccAGAGGAAGGTGGAAGTGAAGCCGTGCCTCTGGGCGCCACCACTGTCTGCCTGACGGCTCTTCCGTCCGGGCTGCGTGTCAGTGAGCTCAAGCGTCTCCTCCGGGAGCAGGACGCCGCCCCGCTGAAGCTCACCTGGCTGGGAGCTCAGCAGGAGGCCCAGCTGGACTACAGCAACTGTCAGGCAGCACAGCGCGTCCTCAAGGTTCTGCAGGGGCTCAGTTTACAGGCCGAACTGTCCAAGGGTCCACAAGGAGAGGAATGTTCTGGATGGTCCCATTGA
- the mthfsd gene encoding methenyltetrahydrofolate synthase domain-containing protein isoform X7, with protein MACLKCAMAPVIIINPGTSKWDIREKVWAYIESKNLANYPRPVFNRIPNFKGAFTACSRVSELDVFARAAEVKVDPDKPLEGARLAVLQVALWRKTTHPVSQHIMSYFQLSTGNSICLVYLTILVSHLFFTTRSSQAGKTLLVPTPRLRTGLFNKIIPPQGANKQQLHICASSQGVKLFSVPIELDAKLKVDLVVVGSVAVSEKGLRIGKGEGFADMEYGMMASMGALSDSTVVVTIVHDCQILDIPEELIESHDLTVDYILTPTRVIKTNCQRPKPQGIIWRKLSKEKLEKIPILRRLRAFEEKTLKDVSLGPTPIPAAPSLQTGSSMAGQKTTDRPEGESTEGARAQLGQKDRRQKRGWQRRGNRQKQGPEEGGQGHRQKQGPEEGGQSNRQKQGPEEGGRGHRQKQGSEEGGRGNRQKQGSEEGGRGNRQKQGSEEGGQSNRQKQGSEEGGRGHRQKQGSEEGGRGNRQKQGPEEGGQSYRQKQGPEEGGQSYRQKQGPEEGGSEAVPLGATTVCLTALPSGLRVSELKRLLREQDAAPLKLTWLGAQQEAQLDYSNCQAAQRVLKVLQGLSLQAELSKGPQGEECSGWSH; from the exons ATGGCCTGTTTAAAATGCGCGATGGCGCCTGTTATAATAATAAATCCTG GAACATCGAAATGGGACATACGTGAAAAAGTGTGGGCCTACATTGAGAGCAAGAATTTGGCCAACTATCCAAGACCCGTTTTCAACAGAATCCCAAACTTCAAG GGTGCTTTCACAGCCTGTTCCAGAGTGTCAGAGCTGGATGTGTTCGCCCGAGCAGCTGAGGTGAAGGTGGATCCTGACAAGCCTCTGGAGGGCGCCAGGCTGGCAGTGCTGCAGGTTGCACTGTGGAGGAAAACCACACACCCAGTGTCACAACACATTATGTCCTATTTTCAGCTCAGCACTGGGAATTCCATATGCTTGGTTTATTTAACTATTCttgtttcacatttgtttttcaccACTCGCTCTTCACAGGCGGGAAAAACTTTACTGGTCCCAACTCCTCGCCTTCGCACTGGACTTTTCAATAAAATTATTCCTCCCCAAGGTGCCAACAAACAACAGCTCCACATTTGTGCCTCTTCTCAG GGTGTGAAACTTTTCAGCGTTCCGATTGAATTGGATGCAAAGTTGAAGGTGGACCTGGTGGTGGTTGGTTCTGTGGCGGTGTCAGAGAAAG GCCTTCGGATTGGAAAAGGAGAGGGCTTCGCTGACATGGAGTATGGAATGATGGCGTCAATGGGGGCTCTCAGTGACTCTACCGTGGTTGTAACGATAGTCCATGACTGCCAG ATACTTGATATTCCAGAGGAATTAATAGAAAGTCATGATCTGACTGTGGATTATATCCTGACACCCACTCGAGTTATTAAAACCAATTGCCAGCGCCCCAAACCGCAGGGGATCATCTGGAGGAAG CTGAgcaaagagaagctggagaagatcCCCATCCTGCGGAGGCTGCGAGCTTTTGAGGAAAAGACTCTGAAGGATGTATCGCTGGGTCCGACACCCATTCCAGCAGCGCCCAGTCTACAGACCGGCAGTAGCATGGCAGGGCAGAAAACAACAGACAGGCCGGAGGGAGAATCCACAGAGGGAGCAAGAGCTCAGCTAGGACAGAAAGATAGACGGCAAAAGAGAGGGTGGCAAAGAAGAGgcaacagacagaagcagggtccagaggaaggtggacaaggcc acagacagaaacagggtCCAGAGGAAG GTGGACAAagcaacagacagaaacagggtCCAGAGGAAGGTGGCCGAggccacagacagaagcagggttCAGAGGAAGGTGGACGAGgcaacagacagaagcagggttCAGAGGAAG GTGGACGAGgcaacagacagaagcagggttCAGAGGAAGGTGGACAAAgcaacagacagaagcagg ggtcAGAGGAAGGTGGCCGAggccacagacagaagcagggttCAGAGGAAGGTGGCCGAGgcaacagacagaagcagggtccAGAGGAAGGTGGACAAAGctacagacagaagcagggtccAGAGGAAGGTGGACAAAGctacagacagaagcagggtccAGAGGAAGGTGGAAGTGAAGCCGTGCCTCTGGGCGCCACCACTGTCTGCCTGACGGCTCTTCCGTCCGGGCTGCGTGTCAGTGAGCTCAAGCGTCTCCTCCGGGAGCAGGACGCCGCCCCGCTGAAGCTCACCTGGCTGGGAGCTCAGCAGGAGGCCCAGCTGGACTACAGCAACTGTCAGGCAGCACAGCGCGTCCTCAAGGTTCTGCAGGGGCTCAGTTTACAGGCCGAACTGTCCAAGGGTCCACAAGGAGAGGAATGTTCTGGATGGTCCCATTGA